A stretch of Zymoseptoria tritici IPO323 chromosome 1, whole genome shotgun sequence DNA encodes these proteins:
- a CDS encoding translation elongation factor 1 subunit beta, whose translation MGFLDFVNDTAYSLLDSWVSTRSYIVGYGPSQADVKTYQALKSAPDADKYPHAARWYKHTATFESEFASLPGDPSKAHTAYGPESHELTVNPAKAPAKAEEEDDDDVDLFGSDDEEEDAEAARIRDERLAEYKKKKEGKTKPAAKSIVTLDVKPWDDETDMKELEAAVRAIEQEGLVWGGSKLVAVGFGIKKLQINLVVEDEKVSLDELQEKIQDLEDYVQSSDVAAMQKL comes from the exons ATGGGTTTCCTCGACTTTGTGAACGACACTGCCTACTCCC TGCTTGACAGCTGGGTTTCCACTAGGAGCTACATCGTTGG CTACGGTCCATCTCAGGCCGATGTCAAGACCTACCAGGCTCTCAAGTCCGCACCCGACGCCGACAAGTACCCCCACGCCGCACGATGGTACAAGCACACCGCCACCTTTGAGTCCGAGTTCGCCTCGCTCCCAGGTGACCCAAGCAAGGCACACACCGCATACGGCCCAGAGTCTCACGAGCTCACCGTGAACCCCGCCAAGGCACCGGCAAaggctgaggaggaggacgacgatgatgtcgaccTTTTCGGatccgacgatgaggaggaggatgctgaGGCTGCCCGTATTCGTGACGAGCGATTGGCTGAgtacaagaagaagaaggagggcaAGACCAAGCCTGCTGCCAAGTCTATTGTCACACTCGACGTGAAGCCGTGGG ACGACGAGACCGACATGAAGGAGCTCGAGGCTGCTGTTCGTGCTATTGAAcaagagggtctggtctGGGGTGGCTCCAAGTTGGTGGCCGTCGGTTTCGGTATCAAGAAGCTCCAGATCAACTTGGttgtcgaggacgagaaggttTCGCTTGATGAGCTCCAGGAGAAGATCCAGGACCTCGAGGACTACGTCCAGTCTTCCGACGTTGCTGCTATGCAGAAGTTGTAG